In Numidum massiliense, a single genomic region encodes these proteins:
- a CDS encoding PSP1 domain-containing protein, with protein sequence MYAVVGVRFKQAGKIYYFDPCDLEIGKDQDVIVETARGVEYGSVVIGKRYVHEGEVVLPLKPVLRVATADDRRQVQENEARAQEALVICQQKVNAHGLDMKLIDVEYTFDRNKVIFYFTADGRVDFRELVKDLAAVFRTRIELRQIGVRDEAKMLGGIGPCGRVLCCSSFLGDFEPVSIKMAKDQNLSLNPIKISGLCGRLMCCLKYENGHYEEAKREMPDMGDRVRTPDGAGRVIGLNLLERRIKVELQNAERIVEYDIGEVNRQMKQLS encoded by the coding sequence ATGTACGCTGTAGTTGGCGTTCGCTTTAAACAAGCGGGTAAAATATATTATTTTGATCCGTGCGATCTTGAAATCGGCAAGGATCAGGACGTCATTGTGGAAACGGCACGGGGCGTCGAGTACGGGAGCGTCGTCATCGGCAAAAGATACGTTCACGAAGGGGAAGTCGTTCTACCGTTAAAGCCTGTCCTTCGTGTCGCGACAGCTGACGATCGCCGCCAAGTTCAGGAAAACGAAGCGCGAGCACAGGAAGCGCTCGTCATTTGTCAGCAAAAAGTGAACGCACACGGCTTAGATATGAAGCTGATCGATGTCGAATACACATTTGACCGCAATAAAGTCATCTTTTACTTCACAGCAGATGGGCGGGTCGATTTCCGGGAACTAGTGAAAGACTTGGCAGCTGTTTTCCGTACGCGGATCGAACTGCGGCAAATCGGCGTTCGCGATGAAGCAAAAATGTTAGGCGGCATCGGCCCTTGCGGGCGAGTCCTTTGTTGCTCATCGTTTTTGGGCGATTTCGAACCTGTGTCGATTAAAATGGCAAAAGACCAAAATTTGTCCTTAAACCCTATAAAAATATCAGGTTTGTGCGGTCGTCTCATGTGCTGTTTAAAATATGAAAATGGGCATTACGAAGAGGCAAAACGGGAAATGCCCGATATGGGAGACCGCGTGCGCACACCGGATGGCGCGGGGCGCGTCATCGGCTTAAATTTGTTAGAACGCAGAATTAAAGTAGAGTTACAAAACGCAGAACGCATTGTAGAATACGACATAGGTGAAGTCAACCGACAAATGAAACAACTGAGTTGA
- the yabA gene encoding DNA replication initiation control protein YabA encodes MDKANIFTQVAQMEQRIGELYKELGGLKSQIASLIEENQQLSIENRHLRERMHVEEPQESGVDAAHEKRKSTKLIGEGYDNLARLYNEGFHICNLHYGSIRKDGDCLFCMSFLNK; translated from the coding sequence GTGGACAAAGCGAATATTTTCACCCAGGTAGCTCAGATGGAACAAAGAATCGGAGAGTTGTATAAAGAGTTAGGTGGACTGAAGTCACAAATTGCTTCCCTCATCGAAGAAAACCAACAGCTTAGTATTGAGAATCGGCATTTGCGAGAACGGATGCACGTTGAGGAGCCACAAGAGAGTGGTGTGGATGCGGCACACGAAAAGCGAAAGTCCACCAAATTAATCGGGGAAGGTTACGATAACTTAGCGCGTTTGTATAACGAAGGTTTTCATATTTGTAATCTACATTACGGCAGCATTCGTAAAGATGGGGATTGTCTATTTTGTATGTCGTTTTTAAACAAATAA
- a CDS encoding GIY-YIG nuclease family protein: MTHAKGHFVYIVECSDHTLYTGYTVDIAQRLAAHNAGKAAKYTRGRTPVTLRYCEAGESRSWGLRRERQIKRMSREEKLALVRQGNECETTRKESDGRAAAEVVCPVRK; this comes from the coding sequence ATGACGCACGCTAAAGGGCACTTTGTATACATCGTCGAATGCAGTGACCACACGTTGTACACGGGATACACGGTCGATATCGCGCAGCGGCTCGCCGCACACAACGCGGGTAAAGCGGCGAAATACACGCGCGGGCGTACACCTGTTACCTTGCGCTACTGCGAAGCGGGGGAGAGCCGCTCCTGGGGTCTTCGGCGTGAGCGACAAATTAAACGGATGTCCCGGGAGGAAAAGTTGGCGCTCGTGCGTCAAGGAAACGAATGCGAGACAACGCGAAAGGAGAGTGACGGCCGTGCAGCAGCAGAAGTCGTTTGCCCCGTTAGAAAATAG
- a CDS encoding tRNA1(Val) (adenine(37)-N6)-methyltransferase, protein MLRADERIDQLTEQLGIIQSPHVFRFSMDAILLARFCRLPHRGRILDLGSGNGVIPLLLSTRTSLPLDGLDIQARLVDMARRSVAMNGLDKQIHMYEGDLRSCPPAWNGQYLLVTCNPPYIPLNGSDKSENPYVAIARHEIHCTLEDVLATARRLVPSGGKLALVHRAWRFNDIVAFMRKYRFEPKRVRFVHPYSDAEAHTVLVEAVKDGGVELHVEAPLVVYERDGVYTEDLLHVYAGVADDAR, encoded by the coding sequence GTGCTTCGCGCTGACGAACGCATCGATCAATTAACGGAACAGCTAGGAATTATCCAAAGTCCGCACGTGTTCCGCTTTTCCATGGACGCGATCCTGCTGGCGCGGTTTTGCCGCTTGCCGCACCGGGGACGCATACTCGATCTCGGCAGCGGTAACGGCGTCATCCCGTTGCTATTATCTACGCGCACCTCGCTCCCGCTAGACGGCTTAGACATTCAAGCGCGACTAGTGGACATGGCGCGGCGCAGCGTCGCCATGAACGGGCTGGATAAGCAAATTCACATGTACGAAGGCGATTTGCGCAGCTGTCCGCCCGCGTGGAACGGGCAGTACCTACTCGTCACGTGTAATCCCCCGTACATACCGCTGAACGGGAGCGACAAGAGCGAGAACCCGTATGTGGCGATTGCGCGGCACGAAATACACTGTACGTTGGAAGATGTGCTAGCCACGGCACGGAGGCTCGTCCCGTCGGGCGGTAAATTGGCACTCGTGCATCGTGCGTGGCGCTTTAACGATATTGTCGCGTTTATGCGCAAGTATCGGTTTGAACCGAAGCGGGTGCGCTTCGTCCATCCGTACAGCGATGCTGAGGCGCACACCGTACTCGTCGAGGCAGTGAAAGACGGCGGCGTGGAACTACACGTCGAGGCGCCGCTCGTTGTTTATGAGCGGGATGGCGTTTATACGGAAGATCTACTCCACGTGTACGCAGGTGTTGCCGATGACGCACGCTAA